Part of the Bos indicus isolate NIAB-ARS_2022 breed Sahiwal x Tharparkar chromosome 29, NIAB-ARS_B.indTharparkar_mat_pri_1.0, whole genome shotgun sequence genome is shown below.
AACATGGCAAGTCCATGAGAACACTTCTGGAAAGCAGACAAGAGCCTGAAGAACAGCACTCAAGCTGGAGGGGGCACTTGGGTATGGAGGAGGCAACACCACAGGGTCGGAGTCAGAGAGGCTGCAATTCAGGATaacttcccctggaggaggctgcACCACAGAGTCAGAGGCAGAGACAATTCAGGATAACTGCCCATGGGCAGACCCTAAGGCAGCCCCATGAGTCCCTGGATGTTCATGCCCTGTGTAATCTCCCCGAGTGAGGCAGTGCTGTGCTTCACTtctaaaaaaagcaaaagcaaagagaTTTTGCAGATAAAAGCAGTTCATTTTGAGTCCATCAAGAGGGAGAGTATCCTGAGTGGCCTGATTTCAAAACCCTTAAAAGAGGAACCGGGCCCTTTCCAGTTGAGAGAGTCCTATTGGTGCAGGGAGAAGCtgattctgactccatgttgaaaCTGTTTCTTGACTTGCTTCCCATTGCTTtcgttattataatcatacataatggcctgcttcagaggaccctgcccctctgcctgactgttaaactgcctttgttcagaaccctgccCACCTGCAGATGGCAGGAAACTAACAATATCCCCGTGCCTGacgcttgccattctaggagatgtttgcaagattaatggccttgtttcctttgtttcctcacctccccctcaTCTCTGACCcataaaagaaactggcatccagaccccgactagatgattattttgagatgctagtctgccatcttctcggtcAGCTGGTtgtccaaataaagtcatattccttgcctcaaccccTCATCTCTCAGATTCACTGACCTATCCTGTGGCGAGCAGAGCGAGCGTGGGCTGCTAACACTATGGGCTTGACGATGTAAGCAGTCATGCTAGAGAAACCCACATGCCAGGACCTGTGAGCAGCCTCCAGCCAATGAAAAGGCAGTCGTACaatcccaagaaaatgaaatctgtcaacAACTCGAGGCAGGGGGGCTTGGAAGCGGTCCCTTCCGCAGTACAGCCTCTGGATTACAGCCCAGGTGCAATCCACACCTTGATTGCAGCTTTGTCAGACCCTGGGCAGGGGACTCAGCTCAACCATGTTCAGACGCCTAACCCAGAAAACTGggtttaataatataataataatacattattattataatagcCAGATAATAATATGTGTTGCTTTAAGCTGCAATGGTTGTAGTAAAATGTTATGCAACAACAGACTAACACAACCTCCAAGCTCCCTGGGGGTGCCCGCCTAGGGAACAGTGGGGCTGCGGGAGGAGCTGATGACAGTTACAGCTAGGACTTACAGGCCTTACAGACCTCACCACGGGCCAGGCACTGTATTAAGATTTCAGGCAGCTGATTTATTACCCACAACAGTCAATGGTGCTAACTGACCATTGTACAAGAGAGTCCCCTTcttgggagagggaggcaggcagaccCGTGTTTAGCAGCACGAAGCCCCGGTCCCTCCCTCTCCACGCCCGGGCGGGCACGCAGCTCCCAATCAGACAGCATATGATCTCTGCTTCAGAAATTCCAGATTCTGTGGGAATTTCTTAGTCAAGGACTTTTTGTCCTTTAGCTACTGCCAGCTAGCTGGATTTTCATGTGTGCCATGAAGCCTACTGAATCTCAGGTATTCAGCAAAGGAACAGGCTTCAAGACACTTGGGGACTCATCTTCTGCCACATCTTCCCTGAAGAGAAGACAAGAAACATTAAGGCACATTTTTCATTagaaacaaagttttatttaagGTAGACACAACAGTGCAGAACAGAAACACCATTTCACTTTTACATACAGACACAGCAGCCTTGGTGTTCAGCCTTTCAACTCTCCTTAAATATCAGCATGGTCAGAAAGCAGGGCGTGGACAGGTGACTTATGTAGAAATATGAAATAGAATGGTGATAATCACCCAAATACAGAAATTTTGAGGCTCTtggtttttaacattttctaagaCTAATTTGTTCCCATCCTTCAATCTCTGTGGAATAGAAACCAAATCATTCTTACCAaatgacacagaaagaaaaaaaacaaatactatttttctttaaaaggtttGAAGAAatgtagtcattaaaaagaatgtaatttTTGCCTAGAGCACCACTTTATGGAATACCATTAAACTGTCATtactgtgcttttaaaaaagtcaaCTTGTTAAAGAGGAGCTGATGGCTTCAGTTTTTGTAGAAAACCCTTGGCACACTGcagaattcttttttcctcttctgatgaggcacagagaaagtATTCAAGGCATGAGAAATTTTTACAACTTTCAGGAACAATGACGTGCTTTAAGAGACAAGTATTATTACAGCAAAAAAGAGAACCCCCAAAGACAATACATTTCATCTAAAGCAGGCAGGACAAACCAATCACGGATGAGCGTGTATTATATTCCATAAACAACACAATGTCATCTTTGCCAAACTTTTTCAAAGGTTTTACTTTACTTGTGAAAAACAGGACAAAAATGCCAATGACTGCCCAGGAGGAGCCATTTCATCCTAGTACCCTCAGATGAAATTACTCAGAATTGCACATTTCAGTCAACATCCCTTTTCAAATTATTCTGGGAAATTACAGAGACCTTTATAACTAAAATCGCCCTGATCTCTGGGAGGCAACACTGAAAACTTGTATTGAACATGGAAAGGATCGCAATTCactccaaaataaaaagctaagaACTGGCACTACTTACATGCAGAAATCTATCCATTTGCAGAACAGGTCCTTTCTCCAGCAAGAGGCTAAATAAGCCTCCCCTCCCCTGACCTGCAGAGGACCATTTGCCTTTGAAAATCAAATTACAGTTGTCCACAAACTAGGATTTATTATAACGGTGTGTTCTTCTGTTCAAGTATTTACAGAATGCCTAGTCCAAGCCAGTCACTGTTCTCCTGGAATTTGTGATACGGCAATGGgtttaaaatgaaagaagcaaaagaaaccaACATGCGTGCATTTTAAAAGCTGTGCAACAATCCAGCTCTAAGAGTTGAACAGTTCTCACAGGGTCAGTGCCTGCAGTACCCTGCCACTGTCCCAGCTTAGCTCATCCTTGCAAAGGAGAGGGTGCTCAGAACAGCAAGCTTCcacaaaagaaacacacacaccaaacagGACCTGCCACACAATGTGGCACATTTCTCCATTTCTCCCAGGACACTTACGAAGTAGGACAAAGCATCGTGCGGGTCAGAGGTgtgcccaccctcccccagcccagcaaGGCTGGCCCCAGGGGACAATGCCGCGATCTGGAGGCTGAGAGGACGCAGTCCGCGCGGACCCCTGATCAGGCTGTGCCACTGCCCACCCCCTGCTCCCTTAACGGACTCTTTCAGTCTGACTTGAGGAAACGATGTCAGTTACTCAAGGGGACAGCTCATTCTAAGTGTGTAAACTCTAATCAGTAAACAGCAGCTGAGACTTACTGTTGGGAGCGGCAACTTTCCACAAGGGCTACGGGAATCTCCCTGCCACGTGGCTTGGTCCCCAACCATTAGAGCCCAGCTTCTTAACCTGGGGTGTATGGACCACGAAGACCCCTGACGGGTAtttagtgttgtgtgtgtgtctgaggagAGGGTCCCTAGCTTTAGAAAATATACTTACAAGAGGGTTTGTAATTTCCTAAAAGTTTAAGAGCCTCTGTCTTAAGAATGTGTCTGCCTGTCATTTGGTGAAATTAAAGGAGGAGCCAGACACTGCTGTGAGAACCGTCGGTCAGACCACAGACACAACACTGGCGCTACAAGCCTGGGTTAGAGGACGTGTGGTGGTTTATTAGGAAGACACCAGCCGGAACAAAGTTAGCTGCCACTGGCAGTGGTCATTTAGGATCTGTTTGCCCCCTTTTGTAAAGCAATGATCGATTCCTCATTCTTGGGAATCTGCTCAAAGGTGGTCCTCACCTAAGCCAGCAGTAGATGGAGAAGTTAACTTTCCTAGTAACGCTTTTCCTCAAGTCAAAATGTATGGCCAGATGTGCCCATTAGCCTCTTATCACCATGCTTGTTCACGGACAGCATCACGTACCTCCAGGTTTGTGTTCCCCATGTCCTGCAAGGTAAGATACAAAGTGTGATTGGAGTTCTTTCTGTTCAAAATCACTGTCTATGTTACTGTTTTGTTCAAGCTTCAGCTTGGGGGATACATGGCTAAAGAACTTCCGGGAAAAGCAATAACTATACTCTCAAAACTATCAGCTAGAAAtgatgggaaagagaaaaatagtattGTGTTCCCCAAGAACACAGCATTTGCTGGCAGTTCTCTGGAAGGACCTTCATTGTGGTTATTACTCTTCCTCTTGGTACCTGCCTCTGTCCTCACTGCCTTTTACTAGTCTCTGAATTCCTCAAAGGTGGGCACCAGCCTTATTCACATCCACGCAGCCAGTCACTAGCTGACCTCTGGGACATCACAGATGCTATTGGAACTCAGAGAGTAGGGATGGGGGGATAAGGGGCCGAGAGAGTTCCTGATCTCCTATAATAACGTATCCACTTCAAACTATAAGTTAGGGGCAGTCTATAAAGAATCTGaggctttgggggaaaaaatcaagtcATAGAAAActatatttcagaaaattttcaaattacaCAAAGAAACAGGTGGAGAGAACTACAATAAAACACCTGATACAGTGATATAAAAAGTAGCAAAACTGATGAGTTAGATTACTGACATTTCTAAGCCACACTATTATTCAAGGGTAATAAATATTATGCAGtaagaataatttaaaacacTGATTGCATCCTGGATATTTATTATTAGCTTTCCATCTCAGAAACCATCgcagaaacacaaataaaatccACTTCTGCGAATATTCTGAAAGGCAGAGAGCAGCTTATGTAATTAGATCAGATAAACAACTGTCCCTAAGAGCCACACATAAACTTGGAGGCTCCTGAGGATTATTCAGTAGCAATGTACTAATTTTAACTTCCAAGAATAAAAACAGCAATGTCCACAGATGtcctttttaagaattttgtatAAAATGTAAACATAGTTGGGATCTATTTACATGACTGGAATTGGGAAAAGGTTTTTGATATTCCCAGTCAGCCTTGAATGTTTACGAAATAATGCTTGGTTGATACACAATATACAATTTGTAACATTTATTCTATAATTCTGCATTAATGCTAGAATGTTCTTCCCAAATGGCCTCAATTCTGATATCATACAattctaaaattaaagaaaattttcaaagatggttttaaatataaatacactGCGAAATTGTTCTGGGTCTGAGCATATGTCAGTGTGCACATGACAAACGTCATTTACACATTCTGATCCTAATAGGCAAGAAATGTCCCTCACTTTAAGCCTTCTGTGTTCTGTGAATTTGCCTCAGTAGCATCCTGTCTCAAATGCTTTTGATAACAGAGGAACGCCCTGCAGACAACCTCTTCTGAAGTAGTCACTTTAACTTGTTTTGTATGTTCGTTTTCCCCCACTGGGTTCATTTAGAAGCATTCCTTCCTGTATGAAGTCAACAGTTAAACATCCTTTCAACTCTACCTTATTAACAAAGTTCTCAGCCAGAGCAGCACTTGGGTCCACTGACCTTTGCAGCGCAGAGCATCACATGGTGCTTAGAGGGTCTAGGCTGACCAAGGGTGACAGGTGGCAGGGCCCAGAGCCTGGTTATTAGGACAGAAGCGCCAGCGGTTCTCCCAGCCTGGGGCACCGCCAGGAAGAGGCCCCCATGGGTCCAGAGTCAGCCAGTGAATGTTTTCTCCTCCAACAGTCATTGGGACATAGACAAGATTCATATTTAATTATACCCTGATATTATCAccccataaaacaaaacaaaaagctcccCCAGTCCTTGTTCTCTGTAGTTCAGAGGCTCTTTGCACCATCCGCACAGAAAGGCGTTTTGTTTGTGGCGCTAAAGCGCTACTCCTCTTCCTGAGATTAGCCTTACCACTTTCCATCTGATGAGGATGCTCGCATCGACATTTGCAGAGGCTTACTTGTTTCCGCGTTGTCTCGTAGGAAGTTCATGAACCACCCTCCACAATGTTTGTTGACCATCGTTTCCACCAGAGCCTCAGTAAGACATGCTCAGTACCTCTGCTGAGAACCATTTACTGCCAGTCAGCTGGGTGCCTGCTAGAGGTGCTGCAGCCAAAACGAATCCCAGGTTGAAGTCACCGATCTGAAGTTCACAGGACAAAAATCATCAGCAAGAAGTGTCCAGAAGTCTCTGTCGGGCATTCTTTTCTctattacttatttttgtttcactGTGTACATTCAAATCTGTCAGAACAGAAAACAAGCATTTATGATGGAAATCCCACAGCAGGTTCCATTGGCACTAACTAACAATCAATCTagctgttggtttctgccttatcCACTTAATCTTAGCTTCGCTGCAGAATGGCTGAAGGTGGGTCAGGGTGACAAGTAACTCAATAAACTCCCAGTTCCTTCTGTAAGAGACAGAGAACAACCAACAAGACGATCAGAGGGACAGGGAGATAAgccagtaaaacaaaacaaaaatgagcaaGAGTGACGTCAGAGAAGAATGCTCAAGCAAGAAGCGGAGTATGAGACagaagagaatgagaaggaaGAGCAACAGGTGTGTCCCCTGGAAACCTCAGGCAGCACCGATGCCCCCCTCTCTCCCAGCACTGTGGGGTTTCTGCTAATCACACCAGAGAAATGGGCTAACACCAGTGGGCGGGGCAGACACTGCCAGTCAGTCATCGGAGGCGCACAGAGGGTTCCATGGGCTCCCCAGCTCCCCGAGAGCCAGGCCTACCTTGCAGCTCTGTCGTCTGGTCTCCCAGCTCCTCCACCATCATTTCCACAGGCTCGGGATTTTTGCCGTCAACCATGTCCATCTTGATCATGCCGAAGTTGGTCAGGAGCAGCATGGGGTCAACGTCCTGacaactgcttttaatattctccaGGACCTTAAGGCATTTGTATGACTTGAGTTCACTGATATTCTCCTCCAAGAAAAGAACGTAGAGGCTCAAGTCATTGTACCCTTCCAACTTCAAATGCAGAATGTCGAACGTGGGCAGGATTTCATACACTTTGAGAACATCCATCTTCTGCTGGAAGGGAACAAACAGGGAGTAGACCACCACCGGAACCAGCATAACATACACCACGAGGTTGATGAAACTGAGCAGCCGGAAGATACCAACAGCAATGAGCTTGCACTGGAACTTATCAGGGACGGTGCTGTCATTTTTCAGGATGCCAGATTTGATGCTGCAGACGAACTCATCCGAGAGGGAGGAAAGGCTCAGGTAATAGCCCAGGTAGAGGCTGGCTAACAGTATCGTGCTGAGTGACAACACCCGGCAGCTCATGTACTTGACGATTAAATGTCTGGAGGCTTTCTTTGTCCTTAAGTACTGTTCCACAATTGGGTACCTGAAGTGGCTTTCCTGTGaactaaaaagaaacaaaaataatttaaaccctCACCAAGACCATCAAATAGAAACACACTCAATGGTACCACGTGGAAAATTTCCATCACCTTCCCTTCCATACTTCTCTACCTGTAACTTCACTGGAGTACCCAGGGAATtaaattagtttttttgttttttttttaaaaagaaggaaaagtaacAATAAAACCCTTCTCCCCCAACTTGATATTTTAAGGAAGGTCTAATTCGTTAAATGTGCTACTTGTAAATTGTTAGAACAActcctggttgctgctgctaaatcgcttcagtcatccTATTGAAAGGTAAATGTTTGTTACATGAACTTGATTGTTCTTAGTCTACTGCTGTTTTTGTAAACTATAATTTTC
Proteins encoded:
- the PANX1 gene encoding pannexin-1 isoform X2 — encoded protein: MAIAHLATEYVFSDFLLKEPSEAKFKGLRLELAVDKMVTCIAVGLPLLLVSLAFAQEISIGTQISCFSPSSFSWRQASFVDSYCWAAVQQKDSLQGDSGNLPLCLHKFFPYILLLVAILLYLPSLFWRFAAAPHVCSDLKFIMEELDKVYNRAIKAAKSMHDLDLRDGACPAPEVNENMRQSSQESHFRYPIVEQYLRTKKASRHLIVKYMSCRVLSLSTILLASLYLGYYLSLSSLSDEFVCSIKSGILKNDSTVPDKFQCKLIAVGIFRLLSFINLVVYVMLVPVVVYSLFVPFQQKMDVLKVYEILPTFDILHLKLEGYNDLSLYVLFLEENISELKSYKCLKVLENIKSSCQDVDPMLLLTNFGMIKMDMVDGKNPEPVEMMVEELGDQTTELQDR
- the PANX1 gene encoding pannexin-1 isoform X1 translates to MAIAHLATEYVFSDFLLKEPSEAKFKGLRLELAVDKMVTCIAVGLPLLLVSLAFAQEISIGTQISCFSPSSFSWRQASFVDSYCWAAVQQKDSLQGDSGNLPLCLHKFFPYILLLVAILLYLPSLFWRFAAAPHVCSDLKFIMEELDKVYNRAIKAAKSMHDLDLRDGACPAPEVNENMRQSSQESHFRYPIVEQYLRTKKASRHLIVKYMSCRVLSLSTILLASLYLGYYLSLSSLSDEFVCSIKSGILKNDSTVPDKFQCKLIAVGIFRLLSFINLVVYVMLVPVVVYSLFVPFQQKMDVLKVYEILPTFDILHLKLEGYNDLSLYVLFLEENISELKSYKCLKVLENIKSSCQDVDPMLLLTNFGMIKMDMVDGKNPEPVEMMVEELGDQTTELQDLNVHSETKISNREKNARQRLLDTSC